Proteins co-encoded in one Haladaptatus sp. ZSTT2 genomic window:
- a CDS encoding sulfurtransferase → MDETIVSAAWVAERLADVDLVDVRDAWEFGGIGHLPGAVNIPYDSFRDEDGGDEGMLPGAETFSKLMQDAGISRDDHIVAYDDTHGVFAARFLVTAALYGHDPAKLHLLSGDFSAWQLDYETTSETSEPTPSDYEATIPDDRPLIDADEVAAAIGTDTVIIDTREQWEYEEGHIEGAVQLDWRELVDDETRGIVAPETATEILEAKGIVPEKPVILYCNTARRISHTYLVLTWLGFTDLSFYEGSLTEWEARGMEIESDS, encoded by the coding sequence ATGGACGAAACCATCGTTTCGGCGGCGTGGGTTGCCGAACGACTGGCCGACGTAGACCTCGTGGACGTACGCGACGCGTGGGAGTTCGGCGGGATTGGCCACCTCCCCGGAGCCGTGAACATCCCCTACGACAGTTTCCGCGACGAAGACGGCGGCGACGAAGGCATGCTTCCCGGCGCGGAAACGTTTTCAAAACTCATGCAGGACGCAGGTATCTCCCGCGATGACCACATTGTCGCCTACGACGACACCCACGGCGTGTTCGCCGCCCGGTTTCTCGTGACCGCAGCACTCTACGGCCACGACCCCGCAAAGCTCCACCTCCTCTCTGGCGACTTCAGCGCGTGGCAACTCGACTACGAGACGACGAGCGAGACGAGCGAGCCAACGCCGAGCGACTACGAGGCGACCATCCCCGACGACCGACCACTGATTGACGCAGACGAGGTGGCCGCCGCCATCGGCACCGACACCGTCATCATCGACACGCGCGAGCAGTGGGAGTACGAAGAGGGCCACATCGAAGGCGCGGTGCAACTCGACTGGCGTGAGCTGGTAGACGACGAGACCCGCGGCATCGTCGCGCCCGAAACAGCGACCGAGATACTCGAAGCGAAAGGCATCGTCCCCGAAAAGCCGGTCATCCTCTACTGCAACACCGCCCGGCGCATCAGCCACACCTATCTCGTCCTCACATGGCTTGGCTTCACCGACCTCTCGTTTTACGAAGGAAGCCTCACCGAGTGGGAAGCGCGCGGCATGGAAATCGAATCGGACAGCTAA
- a CDS encoding sulfurtransferase — translation MSDYAKDVLVSADWVESHLDEFQSDDPAYRLVEVDVDTEAYEDAHAPGAVGFNWETQLQDQVQRDILEKEDFESLLGSHGITEDTTVVLYGDNSNWFAAYTYWQFKYYGHEDVRLLNGGRDYWVENDYPTTDEVPEYSEQTYTARGPFEGIRAYRTDVEKAIDRGVPLVDVRSPEEFSGEILAPPGLQETAQRGGHIPGASNISWAATVTDDGTFKSADELRELYESQGIKNDQEVVTYCRIGERSSIAWFALSELLGYDSVVNYDGSWTEWGNLVDAPIERGN, via the coding sequence ATGAGCGATTACGCAAAAGACGTCCTTGTCTCCGCAGACTGGGTGGAGAGCCACTTAGATGAGTTCCAGAGCGACGACCCTGCCTATCGACTGGTCGAGGTCGACGTAGACACGGAAGCCTACGAAGACGCCCACGCCCCGGGCGCGGTTGGCTTCAACTGGGAAACGCAGCTCCAAGACCAGGTCCAGCGAGACATCCTCGAAAAGGAAGACTTCGAGAGCCTGCTTGGGAGCCACGGCATCACCGAAGATACGACGGTCGTCCTCTACGGCGACAACTCGAACTGGTTCGCCGCCTACACCTACTGGCAGTTCAAGTACTACGGCCACGAAGACGTGCGCCTCCTGAACGGCGGCCGCGACTACTGGGTCGAAAACGACTACCCAACCACCGACGAAGTCCCCGAATACAGCGAGCAGACGTACACCGCGCGCGGTCCGTTCGAGGGCATCCGCGCCTACCGCACGGACGTAGAGAAGGCCATCGACCGCGGCGTTCCGCTCGTCGACGTTCGTAGCCCAGAAGAGTTCTCCGGCGAGATTCTCGCCCCACCAGGCCTCCAAGAGACCGCACAGCGCGGCGGCCACATCCCCGGCGCGTCGAACATCTCGTGGGCCGCGACGGTCACCGACGACGGCACGTTCAAGTCCGCAGACGAACTCCGCGAACTCTACGAGAGTCAGGGCATCAAAAACGACCAGGAGGTCGTCACCTACTGCCGTATTGGTGAGCGTTCCTCGATTGCGTGGTTCGCCCTCTCCGAACTCCTCGGCTACGACAGCGTCGTGAACTACGACGGTTCGTGGACCGAGTGGGGCAACCTCGTCGACGCCCCAATCGAGCGCGGCAACTAA
- a CDS encoding rubrerythrin family protein, with amino-acid sequence MTPEDFLDTVREENKTPLSRLGSSKALYADTHGELDKIPVLKAAATAELAAAETFEAWADSEEADTARAVFEAAAADEYDHYEQVVGKLGDEDVGDRVPAIQDYLRDLDESIPRLGGFCGRVLAARASKKQLVGFFVGKADPKTSQLFRDLASDLDDQEEQAVAALGALCETEEDWALALDAASEALQAAYGEYTDALESMGVNPKPVC; translated from the coding sequence ATGACTCCGGAGGATTTCCTCGACACCGTCCGTGAGGAGAACAAGACGCCGCTGTCCCGGCTTGGCTCCTCGAAGGCGCTGTACGCCGACACCCACGGCGAACTCGACAAGATACCCGTCTTGAAAGCCGCCGCGACCGCGGAACTCGCCGCCGCAGAGACGTTCGAGGCGTGGGCCGACTCGGAGGAAGCCGACACCGCCCGCGCCGTCTTCGAGGCTGCCGCCGCGGACGAGTACGACCACTACGAGCAGGTCGTCGGGAAACTCGGCGACGAGGATGTCGGTGATCGCGTGCCAGCGATTCAGGACTATCTCCGCGATCTCGACGAGTCGATTCCTCGCCTCGGGGGCTTCTGTGGCCGCGTGCTCGCCGCCCGCGCCTCGAAAAAGCAGTTGGTCGGCTTCTTCGTCGGCAAGGCAGACCCAAAAACGTCGCAGTTGTTCCGCGACCTCGCGAGCGACTTAGACGACCAAGAGGAACAGGCGGTTGCCGCCCTCGGTGCCCTCTGTGAGACAGAGGAAGACTGGGCGCTCGCCCTTGACGCCGCGAGCGAGGCGCTGCAGGCGGCCTATGGCGAATACACCGACGCCCTCGAAAGCATGGGCGTGAACCCGAAACCGGTCTGCTGA
- a CDS encoding MFS transporter translates to MSLWSDPSRRRWLVWGTLAVAFLLVSLYRLSTAVLAEELMRAFDTTGASLGTLHAAFFYIYASLQLPSGVLVDRAGIRKTATIAVLVMSVGALSFAVANTYALAFVSRALLGLGASVIYISILRFVANWYRATEFATLNGLTVGFSGLGGILATTPLALAVTTVGWRETVMALGGLGFFLAIAIYLLARDTPKQAGLEPIDGVPSSPSLSLSDVASNLKGVLSERETWLAGTMLFCVIGVNITLLGLWGVPFVVQQYGVSVTTASTYTLLGSVGLVIGPPTFGWISDRLENRTAILVVAGVAYTAIIGVVVVFGAPPLAFVALMFFLLGFLMGGFAIAYTVIKERHDSAASGVSTGTVNTIAYSGAAVFPTVMGIALDAYWTGETVAGSRIYTDLGYRVAFTIAMAAGAISLLCALSLHVRKHGWSSLTLSTGGVL, encoded by the coding sequence GTGAGTCTCTGGTCTGACCCGTCACGACGCCGTTGGCTGGTGTGGGGTACCCTCGCGGTCGCGTTCCTCCTCGTGAGTCTCTACCGGCTCTCAACTGCCGTGCTCGCAGAGGAATTGATGCGCGCGTTCGACACTACGGGCGCGAGCCTCGGAACCCTGCATGCCGCGTTTTTCTACATCTACGCGTCCCTGCAACTGCCGTCGGGCGTGCTCGTAGACCGCGCTGGCATCCGCAAGACGGCGACGATTGCCGTCCTCGTGATGAGCGTGGGCGCACTCTCGTTCGCGGTCGCTAACACCTACGCGCTTGCCTTCGTGAGCCGTGCGCTGCTCGGCCTCGGCGCGTCGGTCATCTACATCTCCATCCTCCGGTTTGTCGCAAACTGGTATCGGGCGACGGAGTTCGCCACGCTGAACGGCCTGACCGTCGGCTTTTCTGGCCTCGGCGGCATCCTCGCGACGACACCGCTCGCGCTCGCGGTCACAACCGTTGGCTGGCGCGAGACGGTCATGGCACTCGGTGGGCTTGGCTTTTTCCTCGCCATCGCAATCTATCTGCTCGCTCGCGACACCCCCAAACAGGCGGGGCTCGAACCAATCGACGGCGTCCCGTCCTCACCGTCGCTTTCGCTTTCTGACGTTGCATCGAATCTGAAAGGCGTTCTCAGCGAACGCGAAACGTGGCTCGCAGGCACGATGTTGTTCTGTGTCATCGGCGTCAATATCACGCTGCTTGGGCTGTGGGGCGTTCCATTCGTCGTCCAGCAGTACGGCGTCTCGGTCACGACTGCGTCCACCTACACCCTTCTCGGGAGCGTCGGGCTGGTCATCGGGCCGCCGACGTTCGGGTGGATATCCGACCGCCTCGAAAACCGGACGGCGATTCTCGTCGTTGCGGGGGTTGCCTACACGGCCATTATCGGCGTCGTTGTCGTGTTTGGCGCGCCACCACTCGCCTTCGTCGCGCTCATGTTCTTCCTGTTGGGCTTCCTCATGGGTGGCTTTGCAATTGCCTACACCGTCATCAAAGAACGTCACGACAGCGCCGCAAGTGGCGTTTCCACGGGGACGGTGAACACCATCGCGTACTCGGGTGCCGCGGTGTTTCCCACCGTGATGGGCATCGCCCTCGACGCCTACTGGACGGGCGAGACGGTTGCCGGGTCGCGCATCTACACGGACCTCGGCTACCGAGTGGCGTTCACCATCGCGATGGCAGCCGGGGCGATTTCCCTGCTCTGTGCCCTCTCGTTGCACGTTCGGAAACACGGCTGGTCGTCGCTCACGCTCTCGACAGGCGGCGTGCTCTGA
- the uvrB gene encoding excinuclease ABC subunit UvrB: protein MSDSGPLSPDKPGKGRPFRVDAPFDPAGDQPEAIEQLAAGFREGMDRQTLLGVTGSGKTNTVSWVVEEIQKPTLVIAHNKTLAAQLYEEFKNLFPDNAVEYFVSYYDYYQPEAYIEQTDTYIDKDASINEEIDRLRHSATRSLLTRDDVIVVASVSAIYGLGDPNNYESMALRLEEGQQLDRDEVLKRLVDLNYDRNDVDFTNGTFRVRGDTLEVFPMYGRYAVRIEFWGDEIDRMLKVDTLEGEVKSTEPAVLIHPAEHYSIPEERLEQAISEIEDLLADRISYFQRKGDLIAAQRIEERTTFDLEMMRETGYCSGIENYSVHLDNRTVGDPPYTLLDYFPDDFLTVIDESHVTLPQIKGQFAGDKSRKDSLVGNGFRLPTAYDNRPLTFEEFQEKTAKTLFVSATPADYEREHSDQIVEQIVRPTHLVDPKVEISPAEGQVEDLLNRIAERTERDERVLVTTLTKRMAEDLTEYFEEAGVAVEYMHDETDTLERHELIRGLRLGEFDVLVGINLLREGLDIPEVSLVAVLDADQQGFLRSSTTLIQTMGRAARNVNGEVILYADNVTDAMRTAIDETQRRREIQTRFNEDHGFEPKTIEKDVGKTSLPGSKKKQRNVARVTPETDDEALDLIFELEDRMQEAADNLEFELAADIRDRIHKLRKEFNLGADDGVPAPGEV, encoded by the coding sequence ATGAGTGATTCCGGCCCGCTTTCTCCCGACAAACCGGGAAAGGGGCGACCGTTTCGGGTGGACGCGCCGTTCGACCCCGCGGGTGACCAACCTGAGGCAATCGAGCAACTCGCGGCGGGCTTCCGCGAGGGGATGGACCGCCAGACCCTGCTCGGGGTGACCGGCTCTGGGAAGACCAACACCGTGAGCTGGGTCGTAGAAGAAATCCAGAAGCCGACGCTCGTCATCGCCCACAACAAGACGCTCGCCGCCCAGTTGTACGAGGAGTTCAAGAACCTCTTTCCGGACAACGCGGTGGAGTACTTCGTCTCCTACTACGACTACTACCAGCCCGAAGCGTACATCGAACAGACCGACACCTACATCGACAAAGACGCCTCCATCAACGAGGAAATCGACCGCTTGCGCCACTCTGCGACGCGCTCGCTGCTGACCCGCGACGACGTGATCGTCGTGGCCTCGGTCTCTGCGATTTACGGCCTCGGTGACCCGAATAACTACGAGTCGATGGCGCTGCGCTTAGAGGAGGGCCAGCAGTTAGACCGCGACGAGGTTCTCAAGCGACTGGTCGACCTGAACTACGACCGCAACGACGTCGACTTCACGAACGGGACGTTCCGGGTGCGCGGCGACACCCTCGAAGTGTTCCCGATGTACGGCCGCTACGCCGTTCGCATCGAGTTCTGGGGCGACGAAATCGACCGGATGCTGAAGGTCGATACGCTTGAGGGCGAGGTCAAGAGCACGGAACCGGCCGTCCTCATCCACCCCGCAGAGCACTACTCGATTCCCGAAGAGCGCTTAGAACAAGCAATCTCCGAAATCGAAGACCTCCTGGCAGACCGCATCAGCTACTTCCAGCGCAAGGGCGACCTCATCGCCGCCCAACGAATCGAAGAGCGCACCACCTTTGACCTAGAGATGATGCGCGAGACGGGCTACTGTTCTGGCATCGAGAACTACTCGGTGCATCTCGACAACCGCACCGTGGGCGACCCGCCGTACACGCTGCTCGACTACTTCCCCGACGACTTTCTGACGGTCATCGACGAATCGCACGTCACGCTCCCGCAAATCAAAGGCCAGTTCGCGGGTGATAAATCGCGTAAAGACTCGCTCGTCGGCAACGGCTTTCGGTTGCCAACGGCCTACGACAACCGTCCCCTGACGTTCGAGGAGTTCCAGGAGAAGACGGCAAAAACGCTGTTCGTGAGCGCGACGCCTGCGGATTACGAGCGCGAGCACTCAGACCAGATTGTCGAACAAATCGTTCGCCCGACCCACCTCGTGGACCCGAAGGTGGAGATTTCACCCGCCGAGGGGCAGGTCGAAGACCTGCTCAACCGCATCGCAGAGCGCACCGAACGCGACGAGCGCGTGCTCGTGACCACGCTCACGAAGCGGATGGCAGAAGACCTGACCGAGTACTTCGAGGAGGCGGGCGTCGCCGTCGAGTACATGCACGACGAGACAGACACGCTCGAACGCCACGAGTTGATTCGCGGGCTTCGCCTCGGAGAGTTCGACGTACTCGTTGGTATCAACCTCCTGCGCGAGGGCCTCGACATTCCCGAAGTCTCACTCGTCGCCGTCCTCGACGCAGACCAGCAGGGCTTCTTGCGGTCTTCGACCACACTCATCCAGACGATGGGGCGGGCCGCCCGCAACGTAAACGGCGAGGTCATCCTCTACGCCGATAACGTGACCGACGCGATGCGCACGGCCATCGACGAGACCCAGCGCCGCCGGGAGATTCAGACGCGCTTCAACGAAGACCACGGCTTCGAGCCGAAAACCATCGAGAAGGACGTGGGGAAGACGAGCCTGCCGGGAAGCAAGAAAAAACAGCGCAACGTCGCCCGCGTCACGCCCGAAACCGACGACGAAGCACTCGACCTCATCTTCGAACTCGAAGACCGGATGCAGGAGGCGGCGGACAATCTGGAGTTCGAGTTGGCGGCTGATATCCGCGACCGGATTCACAAACTCAGAAAGGAGTTCAACCTCGGTGCCGACGACGGCGTCCCCGCGCCCGGTGAAGTCTAG
- a CDS encoding ribonucleotide reductase N-terminal alpha domain-containing protein, which produces MTHHHSPPHTDTLRSILDRPSLGDRLPADLRDDLVAEAERSLSPEADREQLYAVLIQSLLARSEHEPGFEALAATLFRDRCYEQVLGHTVGSDAFTEAYCAHFRDSIREGIARDVFVERLGEYNLQELADCLVPARDADLGYRALETLTSDSFLRTTGGEPPELPQTCWMRVAMTLALPEDEQRRIDHAVDYYDVLSTIDW; this is translated from the coding sequence ATGACACACCACCATTCACCACCACACACCGACACCCTTCGCTCGATACTCGACCGACCCAGTCTCGGAGACCGCCTCCCGGCTGACCTGCGTGACGACCTCGTTGCCGAGGCAGAACGCAGCCTCTCGCCGGAAGCCGACCGCGAGCAACTGTACGCGGTTCTCATCCAGTCACTCCTCGCGCGCAGTGAGCACGAACCGGGCTTCGAAGCCCTCGCTGCCACCCTGTTTCGGGACCGATGCTACGAGCAGGTGCTCGGCCACACGGTGGGAAGCGACGCCTTCACCGAAGCCTACTGCGCCCACTTCAGAGACAGCATCCGCGAGGGCATCGCTCGGGATGTTTTCGTTGAACGCCTCGGTGAGTACAATCTTCAGGAACTCGCAGATTGCCTTGTTCCAGCCCGTGACGCAGACCTCGGCTACCGGGCGCTCGAAACGCTCACGAGCGACTCCTTCTTGCGAACGACAGGCGGAGAGCCACCCGAACTCCCCCAGACGTGCTGGATGCGCGTGGCGATGACGCTCGCCCTTCCCGAGGACGAACAGCGCAGAATCGACCACGCCGTCGATTACTACGACGTACTCTCGACGATTGACTGGTAG
- a CDS encoding GNAT family N-acetyltransferase: MEIRPAIPDDFAGIKAVAHAAWKATYADAIDGETISRTVEEWYSEGSLQAILDQPETDFLVADDGGVVGFCHGYMDDGEGDIVRLYTHPDRWDEGIGYRLYERLRDDMRDSNVPEMKAIVVESDEMARTLFTRMGFEQSGSGSVKMGDETVSELVYSRAV, translated from the coding sequence ATGGAGATTCGACCCGCAATCCCTGACGATTTCGCTGGCATCAAGGCCGTGGCCCACGCCGCATGGAAGGCCACCTACGCGGACGCCATCGACGGAGAAACCATTTCCCGAACCGTCGAGGAGTGGTATTCGGAAGGTTCACTCCAAGCCATTCTTGATCAGCCCGAGACCGACTTCCTCGTTGCAGACGACGGCGGTGTCGTCGGCTTCTGCCATGGCTACATGGACGACGGTGAAGGAGACATCGTTCGCCTGTACACCCATCCTGACCGCTGGGACGAGGGAATTGGCTACCGACTCTACGAACGCCTCCGCGACGACATGCGCGACTCGAACGTGCCCGAGATGAAGGCCATCGTGGTCGAAAGCGACGAGATGGCGCGCACGCTGTTTACCCGGATGGGCTTCGAGCAGTCGGGGTCGGGGAGCGTGAAAATGGGTGACGAGACGGTGAGTGAACTCGTCTACTCGCGGGCAGTCTGA
- a CDS encoding SPFH domain-containing protein: protein MDSFFYELGKRSTGPDLSGIGRIVALVVAAFFILGFLSVLDTTAILGILALGAAAVIVAKSVVIVQAYEKQALTIFGEFRELLGPGIRFVPPFVSQTYAFDMRTQTMDVPSQEAITRDNSPVVANAVIYLRVTDAKRAFLEVDDYMRATSNLAQTTLRAVLGDMALDDTLSRRREINDRIRRELEGPTDAWGVRVEAVEVQAITPSQDVVAAMEEQTSAERRRRAMILEAQGERRSSIERAQGDKNSSVIRAQGEKQAQMLEAQGDAIATTLRARAAESMGERAVLDKGLESLEAIGTSPSTTYIMPQELTSLVGRYGKHLTGSDVSEGGEELLSQAFDAETRELLGLDDIDEILQQVENAEGAVQTEEVEAE, encoded by the coding sequence ATGGACAGTTTCTTCTACGAACTGGGGAAGCGCTCTACGGGCCCCGACCTAAGCGGCATCGGGCGAATCGTAGCCCTCGTCGTCGCCGCGTTTTTCATCCTTGGCTTTCTGAGCGTCCTCGACACCACCGCAATTCTCGGCATCCTCGCGCTCGGTGCAGCCGCCGTCATCGTCGCAAAGTCGGTCGTCATCGTCCAAGCCTACGAAAAGCAGGCGCTCACCATCTTCGGTGAGTTCCGCGAACTGCTCGGTCCCGGCATCCGGTTTGTCCCGCCGTTCGTCTCCCAGACCTACGCCTTCGACATGCGCACCCAGACGATGGACGTGCCCTCACAGGAGGCCATCACACGCGACAACTCGCCGGTCGTCGCAAACGCCGTCATCTACCTCCGCGTGACCGACGCAAAGCGGGCGTTCCTCGAAGTGGACGACTACATGCGCGCCACGTCGAATCTGGCGCAGACCACGCTGCGAGCGGTGCTCGGGGATATGGCGCTTGACGACACGCTCTCCCGGCGACGCGAAATCAACGACCGCATCCGCCGCGAGTTAGAGGGGCCGACCGACGCGTGGGGCGTCCGCGTCGAAGCCGTCGAGGTGCAAGCCATCACGCCGAGCCAAGACGTGGTCGCCGCGATGGAAGAACAGACCTCCGCAGAGCGCCGCCGCCGGGCGATGATTCTCGAAGCCCAAGGGGAACGCCGGAGTTCCATCGAGCGGGCGCAAGGGGACAAAAACTCCTCAGTCATCCGCGCACAGGGGGAAAAACAGGCCCAGATGCTCGAAGCCCAAGGCGACGCGATTGCGACGACGCTCCGGGCGCGGGCCGCAGAGTCGATGGGCGAGCGTGCCGTCCTCGATAAGGGCTTAGAATCGCTCGAAGCCATCGGGACGAGCCCCTCGACCACCTACATCATGCCCCAAGAGCTCACCTCGCTCGTTGGGCGTTACGGCAAACACCTGACTGGGAGCGACGTGAGCGAGGGCGGTGAAGAGCTGCTGAGCCAAGCATTCGACGCCGAAACCCGCGAGCTGCTCGGACTGGACGACATCGACGAGATTCTCCAACAAGTCGAGAACGCGGAGGGAGCAGTGCAGACAGAGGAAGTCGAAGCAGAGTAG
- a CDS encoding excinuclease ABC subunit C → MDVAALREQAATLPTEPGVYQFLAGGTTLYVGKAVNLRARVRSYADPRSYRIGQMVELAETIDYAVTDTETQALLLEANLIKRHQPKYNVRLKDDKSYPLVQLTGHQFPRIEVTRDPEAGATVFGPYTDRRRVDAVVKAIRETYGIRGCSDHKFAGRTRPCIDFNIGLCTAPCTGEITEDAYVGDVDAVIRFFEGESGILTEPLEAEMERASLNREFERAANLRDRLEAAKRFHGGGGDVVAKSGSEMVVDVLGVVIEGETATVARLHSERGQLVERKQYTMTAPEGDEERVAAVLAAFIPQFYAERELPDAILLPERHEDPELDRWLEAEGVSVRVPGAGREATLVDLALKNARRSPATDEGRALGDALTMGRIRRIEGFDVSHAQGKAVVGSNVTFVDGSPEKSDYRRKKLTDTNDDYANMHDLVRWRAARAVSGRDDRPDPDLLLIDGGEGQLNAAREALAETGWDVPAIALAKAEELVITPDGTFDWPSNAPQLHLLQRVRDESHRFAVQYHQTLRDEVKTVLDDIPGVGPELRKRLLRRFGSVDGIKAASVCELQTVSGVGKSRAETIKRRLQ, encoded by the coding sequence ATGGACGTGGCCGCCCTCCGTGAGCAGGCTGCAACACTGCCCACCGAGCCCGGTGTCTACCAGTTTTTAGCGGGCGGTACCACGCTCTACGTCGGAAAAGCGGTCAACCTGCGCGCTCGGGTGCGGTCGTACGCAGACCCCCGGAGCTACCGCATCGGCCAGATGGTCGAGTTGGCAGAGACGATCGACTACGCCGTCACCGACACCGAGACGCAGGCATTACTGCTCGAAGCGAATCTCATCAAGCGCCACCAACCGAAGTACAACGTCCGGCTGAAAGACGACAAATCCTATCCACTGGTCCAACTCACGGGCCACCAGTTCCCGCGCATCGAAGTCACGCGCGACCCCGAGGCAGGCGCGACCGTCTTCGGGCCGTACACCGACCGCCGACGCGTCGATGCGGTGGTGAAAGCCATCCGCGAAACCTACGGCATCCGCGGGTGTTCTGACCACAAGTTCGCAGGCCGAACCCGTCCGTGTATCGACTTCAACATCGGGCTGTGTACCGCACCGTGTACCGGCGAAATCACCGAGGACGCCTACGTCGGGGACGTCGACGCTGTCATTCGATTTTTCGAAGGTGAAAGCGGCATCCTCACCGAACCGCTCGAAGCCGAGATGGAGCGCGCCTCGCTGAACCGGGAGTTCGAGCGGGCCGCCAACCTCAGAGACCGCCTCGAAGCCGCCAAACGGTTCCACGGCGGTGGCGGCGATGTTGTCGCCAAATCGGGCAGCGAGATGGTCGTGGACGTCCTCGGCGTGGTCATCGAAGGCGAGACCGCCACGGTTGCCCGCCTCCACAGCGAACGCGGCCAGCTCGTGGAGCGAAAACAGTACACGATGACTGCCCCCGAAGGTGACGAAGAACGGGTGGCAGCCGTCCTCGCCGCGTTCATCCCGCAGTTCTACGCCGAACGCGAGTTACCGGACGCGATTCTGCTGCCAGAGCGCCACGAAGACCCGGAACTCGACCGGTGGCTGGAGGCAGAGGGCGTCTCGGTGCGGGTGCCGGGGGCAGGAAGGGAGGCGACGCTCGTTGATTTAGCGCTGAAAAACGCCCGCCGGTCGCCTGCCACTGACGAGGGGAGAGCGCTCGGTGACGCCCTCACCATGGGGCGCATCCGCCGCATCGAGGGGTTCGACGTGAGCCACGCACAGGGCAAAGCCGTCGTCGGAAGCAACGTCACGTTCGTCGATGGCTCTCCCGAGAAATCGGACTACCGTCGGAAGAAACTCACCGACACGAACGACGACTACGCGAACATGCACGACCTCGTCCGGTGGCGGGCAGCCCGCGCCGTCTCGGGCAGAGACGACCGCCCTGACCCCGATCTCCTGCTCATCGACGGCGGGGAAGGGCAGTTGAACGCAGCGCGCGAGGCGCTCGCTGAGACCGGCTGGGACGTGCCCGCGATTGCGCTCGCAAAGGCCGAGGAACTCGTGATAACGCCCGATGGCACCTTCGACTGGCCGTCGAACGCACCGCAACTCCACCTGCTCCAGCGCGTGCGCGATGAGTCGCATCGCTTTGCGGTGCAGTACCACCAGACGCTCCGCGACGAGGTGAAAACCGTTCTCGACGACATCCCGGGTGTCGGTCCCGAACTCAGGAAGCGACTCCTCCGGCGGTTCGGGAGCGTCGATGGTATCAAAGCCGCCTCAGTGTGCGAGTTGCAAACCGTCTCTGGCGTCGGGAAATCGCGGGCAGAGACCATCAAGCGCCGACTGCAGTAG
- a CDS encoding ABC transporter ATP-binding protein codes for MAAIELADVTKRFGDTVALKQLSLRVEQGEIYGFLGPNGAGKSTTINLLLDFIRPTAGTVTVLGHDAQQESLAVRQNTGVLPEGFSVYNRLTGRKHVEFAIESKNATDDPDALLKRVGLAGDGDRKAGGYSKGMRQRLALAMAIAGSPDLLILDEPSTGLDPNGAREMRRIITEERDRGATVFFSSHILEQVEAICDRVGILRQGELVAEDTLDALRDETDAGTTLVITVGALPDEALAAVRDLSGVIDVTHDEDTLTVSCEDGSKTRVLTTLEDNGATVQDFSTKEASLEDLFASYTEVSA; via the coding sequence ATGGCCGCCATTGAACTGGCCGATGTCACCAAGCGATTCGGTGACACGGTCGCCCTGAAACAACTCTCGCTACGTGTCGAGCAAGGCGAAATTTATGGCTTTCTCGGCCCGAACGGGGCGGGGAAATCGACGACCATCAACCTCCTCTTAGACTTCATCCGCCCAACGGCCGGCACGGTCACCGTGCTCGGCCACGACGCCCAACAAGAGAGCCTCGCCGTCCGCCAGAACACGGGCGTCCTCCCCGAAGGCTTCTCCGTGTACAACCGCCTCACCGGGCGCAAGCACGTCGAGTTCGCCATCGAGTCGAAAAACGCAACCGACGATCCGGACGCGCTGTTAAAGCGCGTCGGGCTTGCAGGCGACGGCGACCGCAAAGCAGGCGGCTACTCGAAAGGGATGCGCCAGCGTCTCGCCCTCGCCATGGCTATCGCGGGCAGTCCAGACCTCCTCATCTTAGACGAACCCTCCACTGGTCTCGACCCGAACGGCGCACGCGAGATGCGCCGCATCATCACCGAAGAGCGCGACCGCGGCGCGACCGTGTTCTTCTCCAGTCACATCTTAGAGCAGGTCGAAGCCATCTGCGACCGCGTGGGGATTCTCAGACAGGGTGAACTCGTCGCAGAGGACACCCTCGACGCCCTGCGCGACGAGACCGACGCCGGAACCACCCTCGTCATCACGGTCGGTGCGCTCCCGGACGAAGCACTCGCCGCCGTGCGCGACCTCTCTGGAGTCATCGACGTGACCCACGACGAGGACACGCTCACCGTTTCGTGTGAAGACGGGAGCAAAACGCGCGTCCTCACCACGCTCGAGGACAACGGCGCGACCGTCCAAGACTTCTCGACCAAAGAAGCCTCACTCGAAGACCTGTTCGCCTCGTACACGGAGGTGTCCGCATGA